A single region of the Streptomyces vilmorinianum genome encodes:
- a CDS encoding RidA family protein: protein MAITLVNPAGLPEIDVYRQVSIASGSKLVFVAGQVAWDGAGVTVGAGDLAAQVEQCYLNIATALAGAGGSFDDVAKLTVHVVDWTPDKMPLLLEGMSRAAAKLGVTPVPPATLLGVAALDVPDHLVEIEATAVLD from the coding sequence ATGGCCATCACCCTGGTGAACCCCGCAGGATTGCCCGAGATCGACGTCTACCGGCAGGTGTCGATCGCGTCCGGGTCGAAACTGGTCTTCGTCGCCGGGCAGGTCGCCTGGGATGGCGCCGGGGTCACGGTCGGCGCAGGCGACCTCGCCGCGCAGGTCGAGCAGTGCTACCTCAACATCGCCACCGCCCTGGCCGGGGCCGGGGGTTCCTTCGACGACGTGGCGAAACTGACCGTCCACGTCGTCGACTGGACCCCCGACAAGATGCCCCTGCTCCTGGAGGGGATGTCCCGGGCGGCCGCGAAGCTGGGGGTCACCCCCGTCCCGCCGGCCACGCTGCTGGGCGTGGCGGCACTGGACGTACCCGACCACCTGGTCGAGATCGAAGCCACCGCGGTCCTCGACTGA
- a CDS encoding winged helix-turn-helix transcriptional regulator has product MGTKQFSGSPEDADLRRADSLAREIFSDVANKWALLIIEALGEGTLRFSELRNEIEGISHKMLTQNLRMLERNGLVERTVHPVVPPRVEYALTEPGQALRVTIDGLCAWTHRYLGHIETSRHRFDA; this is encoded by the coding sequence ATGGGAACCAAGCAGTTCAGCGGCTCGCCCGAGGACGCGGACCTGAGGCGTGCGGACTCTCTGGCGCGGGAGATCTTCTCGGACGTCGCCAACAAGTGGGCGCTCCTGATCATCGAGGCCCTGGGGGAGGGCACCCTGCGCTTCAGTGAACTGCGGAACGAGATCGAGGGCATCAGCCACAAGATGCTCACCCAGAACCTGCGCATGCTGGAGCGCAACGGTCTCGTCGAGCGGACGGTGCACCCCGTCGTGCCCCCGCGGGTCGAGTACGCCCTCACCGAGCCGGGCCAGGCCCTGCGGGTGACGATCGACGGGCTGTGCGCCTGGACGCACCGGTACCTCGGCCACATCGAGACCTCCCGCCACCGCTTCGACGCCTGA
- a CDS encoding DUF397 domain-containing protein, translated as MSSAALSWFKSSYSGSEGGACLEVAYDWHKSSYSGSEGGDCIEVAAHPAAVHVRDSKLADSSPVFSVSPSAWAEFTCWKSR; from the coding sequence ATGAGCTCTGCAGCACTTTCGTGGTTCAAGTCCAGCTACAGCGGCAGCGAGGGTGGCGCCTGCCTCGAAGTCGCCTACGACTGGCACAAGTCCAGTTACAGCGGCAGCGAAGGCGGCGACTGCATCGAGGTCGCCGCCCACCCCGCCGCCGTCCACGTCCGCGACTCCAAGCTCGCCGACAGCAGCCCCGTCTTCAGCGTCTCCCCCTCCGCCTGGGCCGAGTTCACATGCTGGAAGAGTCGCTGA
- the gatB gene encoding Asp-tRNA(Asn)/Glu-tRNA(Gln) amidotransferase subunit GatB: MTVTELLSYDAALAEYDPVMGLEVHVELGTKTKMFCGCSTELGADANSQTCPTCLGLPGSLPVVNAIGVESAIKIGLALNCEIAEWCRFARKNYFYPDMPKNFQTSQYDEPIAFNGYLDVQLEDGEIFRVEIERAHMEEDTGKSTHIGGATGRIHGASHSLLDYNRAGIPLIEIVTKPIEGAGERAPEVAKAYVAELRELIRALDVSEARMDKGQMRCDVNLSLRRHGAPAFGTRSETKNVNSLRSVERACRFEIQRHAAVLSAGGTIVQETRHFHEDDGTTTSGRIKDNAEDYRYFPEPDLVPVAPSREWVEELRATLPELPRVRRNRLREEWGVSEHDMQSILNAGAVDLIVATTDAGAPADQARKWWMGELARSANESGVALDELAITPAQVARVTELVAAGELTDKLARQVIEGVLAGEGGPDEVVEKRGLKVVSDEGALGTAVDEAIASNAGIADKIRGGKVAAVGALVGAVMKATRGQADAARVKELILERLGVSEG, encoded by the coding sequence GTGACTGTCACTGAACTGCTGTCGTACGACGCGGCGCTCGCCGAGTACGACCCCGTCATGGGCCTGGAGGTCCATGTCGAACTCGGTACGAAGACCAAGATGTTCTGCGGTTGCTCGACCGAGCTGGGCGCCGACGCCAACTCGCAGACCTGCCCCACCTGTCTCGGTCTGCCCGGCTCGCTGCCCGTCGTCAACGCGATCGGCGTCGAGTCCGCCATCAAGATCGGTCTCGCGCTGAACTGCGAGATCGCCGAGTGGTGCCGCTTCGCCCGGAAGAACTACTTCTATCCGGACATGCCGAAGAACTTCCAGACCTCGCAGTACGACGAGCCGATCGCCTTCAACGGCTATCTGGACGTCCAGCTGGAGGACGGCGAGATCTTCCGCGTGGAGATCGAGCGCGCCCACATGGAGGAGGACACCGGCAAGTCGACGCACATCGGCGGTGCCACGGGCCGTATCCACGGCGCCTCGCACTCGCTGCTCGACTACAACCGGGCCGGCATCCCCCTCATCGAGATCGTCACCAAGCCGATCGAGGGCGCGGGCGAGCGGGCTCCCGAGGTCGCCAAGGCGTACGTCGCCGAGCTGCGCGAGCTGATCCGCGCGCTGGACGTCTCCGAGGCGCGGATGGACAAGGGCCAGATGCGCTGCGACGTGAACCTGTCGCTGCGCAGGCACGGCGCCCCGGCCTTCGGCACGCGCAGCGAGACGAAGAACGTCAACTCGCTGCGCAGCGTCGAGCGCGCCTGCCGCTTCGAGATCCAGCGCCACGCGGCGGTGCTCTCGGCCGGCGGCACGATCGTGCAGGAGACCCGTCACTTCCACGAGGACGACGGCACCACCACCTCCGGCCGGATCAAGGACAACGCCGAGGACTACCGGTACTTCCCGGAGCCCGACCTCGTCCCCGTCGCCCCGTCCCGCGAGTGGGTCGAGGAGCTGCGTGCCACGCTGCCCGAGCTGCCGCGCGTGCGCCGCAACCGGCTCCGCGAGGAGTGGGGTGTGTCGGAGCACGACATGCAGTCGATCCTCAACGCGGGCGCCGTCGACCTGATCGTCGCGACCACGGACGCCGGTGCTCCGGCGGACCAGGCCCGCAAGTGGTGGATGGGCGAACTGGCCCGCTCCGCCAACGAGTCGGGCGTCGCCCTGGACGAGCTGGCGATCACCCCGGCGCAGGTCGCCCGGGTGACGGAGCTGGTCGCCGCCGGTGAACTCACCGACAAGCTGGCCCGCCAGGTCATCGAGGGCGTGCTCGCCGGCGAGGGCGGCCCGGACGAGGTCGTCGAGAAGCGCGGCCTGAAGGTCGTCTCCGACGAGGGCGCGCTCGGCACGGCCGTCGACGAGGCCATCGCGTCCAACGCGGGCATCGCCGACAAGATCCGCGGCGGCAAGGTCGCGGCGGTCGGCGCCCTGGTCGGCGCGGTCATGAAGGCCACCCGCGGCCAGGCGGACGCGGCGCGCGTGAAGGAGCTCATCCTGGAGCGCCTGGGCGTCTCCGAGGGCTGA
- a CDS encoding DUF4265 domain-containing protein, with amino-acid sequence MTEGRIKVWFRFVPREGWLPQDTEGLWATPVGPDTARVDNVPFLQDGVAQGDVVRYTTDAEGVHWAAARTTASGNCTLRVLPVPAGPLGPNAKAVHDRLSPFGLGGESFSTDFPLVALNVPADAPFARIKELLARGEDEGWWHWEMGCRTEAWEAA; translated from the coding sequence ATGACTGAAGGACGTATCAAGGTCTGGTTCCGCTTCGTCCCGCGCGAGGGCTGGCTCCCCCAGGACACCGAGGGCCTCTGGGCGACCCCGGTCGGCCCCGACACGGCGCGCGTGGACAACGTGCCGTTCCTCCAGGACGGTGTGGCCCAGGGCGATGTCGTCCGCTACACGACGGACGCCGAGGGCGTGCACTGGGCCGCCGCCCGCACGACGGCCTCCGGCAACTGCACCCTGCGCGTGCTCCCGGTCCCCGCCGGCCCCCTCGGCCCGAACGCGAAGGCGGTCCACGACCGCCTCTCCCCCTTCGGCCTGGGCGGCGAGTCGTTCAGCACCGACTTCCCCCTGGTGGCCCTGAACGTCCCGGCGGACGCGCCGTTCGCCCGGATCAAGGAGCTGCTGGCACGCGGCGAGGACGAGGGGTGGTGGCACTGGGAGATGGGGTGCCGGACGGAGGCGTGGGAGGCGGCCTGA
- a CDS encoding DUF6892 domain-containing protein — protein MTDFRDFSFKLLVVEKLMYWDETLAPMFSLREHMQAHGVDDLDTLFTGGRALEHMLPGSLELLAARGIAARC, from the coding sequence ATGACCGACTTCCGTGACTTCAGCTTCAAGCTCCTCGTCGTCGAGAAGCTCATGTACTGGGACGAGACGCTGGCGCCCATGTTCAGCCTGAGGGAGCACATGCAAGCACACGGCGTCGACGACCTCGACACGCTCTTCACCGGCGGGCGCGCGCTGGAGCACATGCTCCCCGGCTCCCTGGAGCTCCTGGCCGCCAGGGGTATCGCGGCACGCTGCTAG
- a CDS encoding tetratricopeptide repeat protein, whose amino-acid sequence MSVEQHVTALSGYAYGAIGADIHVFGDGSPVYLLHNWRPAPEPDPEWLRELPSRMLNSRFEVVPFTGREAELADLRAWRDQRARLAVRWMHAPGGQGKTRLAARFADETRQAGWRVVAATNGPGSVQPPPGSQDLTIDGHPGVLLVVDYADRWPLTHLTWLFSNALLHRPGLPTRILLLARTADAWPAVRASLANHQAGTSSHLLSELPDGARMYDAARDAFAVRYGVPAAVPGPPPPYGLTLALHMAALVAVDAHAHGRRPPTDLAGLTVYLLDREHLHWGTLFARGGPYATSPQAMNRAVFAAALTGSLDRSTGSAVVAGLDTGLAPGRVLDDHAFCYPATDPERGTVLEPLYPDRLAEDFLALTLPGHSADYPAMDWAAPTTAHLIGPHAERAVTFLAAAAQRWPHLAPRHLYPLLASDPGLALAAGGAALSALAALDDVPIRLLSAVEARFPVHRHVDLDAGMAAVTRRIVDELIALDGSPATRATGYHHLSTRLSHAGHIDRALEAAEQALAAQEELPEDVPALATSLARLGHCLALSGRPAQAVVVTQESAALFGRLAEAEPARWEGMHAGLLNDLGIWLAMTGRHREALAVGERSVAAWRGIVAADPAHEEHLAGALHSLGNYLSDLGRWPEAADATREAVALWLRLAERDPAAHEPDLAGSLTNLANHLAAQGRQADALALSLQAVTVQRSLARANAAAHEPTLALGLTSLGADLAAAGRLPEAVDVTAEAVAIRRRLAAGNLAAHSPGLAQSLSNLANYLLGVGRPAEALAAAEEAVSLRERLYAEHPDPHRADLAQSLSNLGMCLEEAGRRPEGLAATRRAVELYRTAFDAGPAAYTFDLARVLNNLGRFLALEGRWEEALVPVGEAITLAERSAPANPPVYAELLGHLRQTRDGCLTMLRRGRRPGS is encoded by the coding sequence GTGAGCGTCGAGCAGCACGTCACCGCGCTCTCCGGGTACGCGTACGGAGCCATCGGGGCGGACATCCATGTGTTCGGGGACGGATCACCCGTCTACCTCCTCCACAACTGGCGCCCCGCACCCGAACCCGATCCGGAGTGGCTGCGGGAGTTACCGAGCCGCATGCTCAACTCCCGTTTCGAAGTGGTGCCGTTCACGGGGCGCGAGGCCGAGCTGGCCGACCTGCGCGCGTGGCGTGACCAAAGGGCCCGGCTCGCCGTCCGCTGGATGCACGCCCCCGGCGGGCAGGGCAAGACCCGCCTCGCCGCCCGGTTCGCCGACGAGACCCGGCAGGCGGGCTGGCGGGTCGTCGCCGCCACCAACGGACCCGGTTCCGTCCAACCACCGCCCGGCAGCCAGGACCTGACGATCGACGGACACCCCGGCGTCCTCCTGGTCGTCGACTACGCGGACCGCTGGCCCCTCACCCACCTCACCTGGCTGTTCAGCAACGCCCTGCTCCACCGGCCCGGTCTGCCGACGAGGATCCTGCTGCTCGCCCGTACCGCCGACGCCTGGCCCGCCGTCCGCGCCTCGCTCGCCAACCACCAGGCCGGGACCTCAAGCCACCTCCTGAGCGAACTCCCCGACGGCGCCCGGATGTACGACGCCGCCCGGGACGCCTTCGCCGTACGGTACGGCGTCCCGGCCGCCGTACCGGGTCCCCCTCCCCCGTACGGGCTGACCCTCGCCCTGCACATGGCCGCCCTCGTCGCCGTCGACGCCCACGCGCACGGGCGCCGGCCGCCCACCGATCTCGCCGGGCTCACCGTCTATCTCCTCGACCGCGAGCACCTGCACTGGGGCACCCTCTTCGCCCGGGGCGGGCCGTACGCGACCTCACCGCAGGCCATGAACCGGGCCGTCTTCGCCGCCGCGCTCACCGGGTCGCTCGACCGGTCCACGGGGTCGGCCGTCGTGGCCGGGCTCGACACCGGTCTTGCCCCCGGCCGGGTCCTCGACGACCACGCCTTCTGCTACCCGGCCACCGATCCCGAACGCGGCACCGTCCTGGAGCCGCTCTACCCCGACCGGCTCGCCGAGGACTTCCTCGCCCTCACGCTCCCGGGGCACAGCGCCGACTACCCGGCCATGGACTGGGCCGCGCCCACCACCGCGCACCTGATCGGCCCGCACGCCGAGCGCGCGGTCACCTTCCTGGCCGCCGCCGCGCAGCGCTGGCCCCACCTCGCGCCACGGCACCTCTACCCGCTCCTCGCCTCCGATCCCGGCCTCGCGCTCGCCGCCGGCGGCGCCGCCCTCAGCGCGCTCGCCGCCCTGGACGACGTACCGATCCGGCTCCTCTCCGCGGTCGAGGCCCGCTTCCCGGTCCACCGCCACGTGGATCTCGACGCGGGCATGGCCGCCGTCACGCGCCGGATCGTCGACGAGTTGATCGCCCTCGACGGCTCTCCCGCCACCCGCGCGACCGGGTACCACCACCTCAGCACCCGCCTCTCGCACGCCGGACATATCGACCGGGCCCTGGAGGCGGCCGAACAGGCCCTCGCCGCGCAGGAGGAACTCCCCGAGGATGTCCCGGCGCTCGCCACCTCGCTCGCCCGCCTCGGCCACTGTCTGGCCCTCTCCGGGCGGCCCGCGCAGGCCGTGGTCGTGACCCAAGAGTCGGCCGCGCTGTTCGGGCGGCTCGCCGAGGCCGAGCCCGCGCGATGGGAGGGAATGCACGCGGGACTCCTCAACGACCTGGGCATCTGGCTCGCCATGACCGGTAGGCACCGGGAGGCCCTCGCCGTGGGCGAGCGGTCCGTGGCCGCGTGGCGCGGGATCGTCGCCGCCGATCCCGCACACGAGGAGCACCTGGCCGGGGCGCTGCACAGCCTCGGCAACTACCTTTCCGACCTCGGCCGTTGGCCCGAGGCCGCCGACGCGACGCGCGAGGCGGTCGCCCTGTGGCTGCGGCTCGCCGAACGAGACCCCGCCGCCCACGAGCCGGACCTCGCGGGCTCCCTCACCAACCTCGCCAACCACCTGGCCGCTCAGGGGCGACAGGCCGATGCCCTGGCGCTCTCGCTGCAGGCGGTGACCGTCCAGCGCAGCCTCGCCCGGGCCAACGCCGCCGCGCACGAACCGACACTCGCCCTCGGCTTGACGAGTCTGGGCGCCGACCTCGCGGCGGCCGGTCGTCTGCCCGAGGCCGTGGACGTGACGGCCGAGGCCGTCGCGATCCGCCGCCGCCTCGCCGCGGGCAACCTGGCCGCCCACTCCCCCGGGCTCGCCCAGTCGCTGTCGAATCTGGCCAACTACCTGCTGGGGGTGGGTCGTCCGGCCGAGGCCCTGGCCGCCGCCGAGGAGGCCGTCTCCCTCCGCGAGCGCCTGTACGCCGAGCATCCGGACCCCCACCGGGCCGACCTCGCCCAGTCGCTGTCGAACCTCGGCATGTGCCTGGAGGAGGCCGGGCGGCGCCCCGAGGGGCTCGCCGCGACCCGGCGCGCCGTGGAGCTGTACCGTACGGCGTTCGACGCCGGCCCGGCCGCGTACACCTTCGACCTGGCCCGGGTCCTCAACAACCTCGGCCGTTTCCTCGCCCTCGAGGGGCGGTGGGAGGAGGCGCTGGTGCCCGTCGGCGAGGCGATCACCCTGGCCGAGCGCTCCGCCCCCGCCAATCCGCCCGTGTACGCCGAGCTCCTCGGGCACCTGCGCCAGACCAGGGACGGCTGCCTCACGATGCTACGAAGAGGGCGGCGCCCCGGGTCGTGA
- the gatC gene encoding Asp-tRNA(Asn)/Glu-tRNA(Gln) amidotransferase subunit GatC, with product MPGITREEVAHLARLARLELKGEELDHFAGQLDDIIGAVARVSEVADQDVPPTSHPLPLTNVMRADEVRPSLTPEQALSGAPAQEQQRFKVPQILGED from the coding sequence ATGCCTGGCATCACGCGCGAGGAGGTCGCCCACCTCGCACGGCTGGCGCGTCTGGAGCTGAAGGGCGAAGAGCTCGATCACTTCGCCGGTCAGCTCGACGACATCATCGGCGCGGTCGCCCGCGTCTCCGAGGTCGCCGACCAAGACGTACCGCCGACCTCCCACCCGCTGCCGCTGACGAACGTCATGCGCGCGGACGAGGTCCGTCCGTCGCTCACCCCCGAGCAGGCGCTCTCCGGCGCCCCGGCCCAGGAGCAGCAGCGTTTCAAGGTGCCGCAGATCCTGGGGGAGGACTAA
- a CDS encoding helix-turn-helix domain-containing protein translates to MQPGKKPRKKVPSWEVVGALVGLYRKNAGMTQPHLASLLCIGLETLGSIEQGRRPLRIKLAAELDELLDTKGALTAAVSKVPERERYPEFARDFIDEEAKALSLCWYENQVVPGLLQTPEYARAVFDSLYPPITEQQAEERLLARIDRQRIFEQKPWPPMMSFLLNESILEQPIGGAEVLHEQIRHLREAAELPFLALQILPKKLTRHAGLDGPMVLVETPEHAHLAYIEGQRVSFLIDDPDEVGILQQKYGMLRSQALTPEETMGLLDRLAGET, encoded by the coding sequence ATGCAGCCAGGGAAGAAACCTCGCAAGAAGGTCCCCTCGTGGGAAGTCGTCGGCGCGCTCGTCGGCCTCTACCGGAAGAACGCGGGCATGACCCAGCCGCACCTCGCGTCGCTCCTGTGCATCGGGCTTGAGACGCTGGGGTCGATCGAGCAGGGGCGGAGACCCTTGCGGATCAAACTCGCAGCCGAGCTGGACGAACTCCTGGACACGAAGGGGGCGTTGACGGCGGCGGTGAGCAAGGTGCCGGAGCGGGAGCGGTACCCGGAGTTCGCGCGGGACTTCATCGACGAGGAGGCAAAAGCGCTCAGCCTGTGCTGGTACGAGAACCAGGTCGTACCCGGCCTGCTTCAGACACCCGAGTACGCCCGCGCCGTCTTCGACAGCCTCTACCCGCCCATCACGGAGCAACAGGCGGAGGAGCGCCTGCTCGCCCGGATCGACCGGCAGCGGATCTTCGAGCAGAAGCCCTGGCCGCCGATGATGTCCTTCCTCCTCAACGAGTCGATCCTGGAGCAGCCGATCGGCGGGGCGGAGGTCCTGCACGAGCAGATCCGCCACCTGCGCGAAGCGGCCGAACTACCCTTCCTCGCCCTGCAGATCCTTCCGAAGAAGCTCACGAGACATGCGGGGCTCGACGGGCCCATGGTGCTGGTCGAGACGCCTGAACACGCCCATCTCGCCTACATCGAGGGGCAGCGCGTCAGCTTCCTCATCGACGACCCCGACGAGGTCGGGATCCTCCAGCAGAAGTATGGAATGCTGCGATCACAGGCCCTGACGCCCGAGGAAACCATGGGCCTGCTGGATCGTCTGGCAGGAGAGACATGA
- a CDS encoding MFS transporter, with translation MLSARRRWTVLAVCCLSMFLVGLDTTIVNVGLPAIGRGLDVDTRGLEWIVDAYTLVLASLLISSGALADRFGRRRVFQCGLVVFGAASLVCALAPSAGVLVAARALQGVGASMLSPVALAIVVNAMPDPKERAQAIGVWASVFGLSMAAGPVTGGALLAGLDWRALFWINAPVIAAALLLSALFVPESRAQRARRLDLPGQVLLTAVLAVVVGVLIEGPRIGWTSPAALAGYVGAAAATAGFVWVESRRREPLMDLRLFGRPVFSGAVVGAVAVFVALSMTLLLNTLYLQHTREWTPLAAGVATLPLAAGAIVCAPWSGRMVGRTGPRLPLLLAGGFITVGGLCLVGLTPHTSVLLLLAAYVLIGIGFGFANAPITNTAVNGLPPARAGVAGAITSTARQLGSAIGIALAGGLVTAAGPTGLAHASRPGWILVAGCGVLLLLVARVGPASPQAR, from the coding sequence ATGCTGAGTGCGCGCAGGCGCTGGACGGTACTGGCCGTCTGCTGCCTGAGCATGTTCCTGGTGGGCCTGGACACCACCATCGTCAATGTGGGTCTGCCGGCCATCGGGCGCGGCCTGGATGTCGACACGCGCGGTCTCGAATGGATCGTGGACGCCTACACCCTCGTCCTGGCCAGTCTCCTGATCTCCTCCGGCGCACTGGCGGATCGCTTCGGGCGCCGCCGGGTGTTCCAGTGCGGGCTGGTCGTGTTCGGCGCGGCCTCACTGGTCTGCGCGCTCGCCCCGTCGGCGGGCGTACTCGTCGCGGCCCGCGCCCTGCAGGGCGTCGGCGCCTCGATGCTCAGCCCCGTGGCGCTCGCGATCGTGGTGAACGCGATGCCGGACCCGAAGGAACGGGCGCAGGCGATCGGCGTCTGGGCGTCGGTGTTCGGGCTGAGCATGGCCGCCGGTCCCGTCACGGGCGGCGCGCTGCTCGCGGGGCTCGACTGGCGGGCGCTGTTCTGGATCAACGCACCGGTCATCGCGGCCGCTCTGCTGCTCAGTGCGCTGTTCGTGCCGGAGTCCCGGGCGCAGCGGGCCCGGCGGCTCGACCTGCCCGGCCAGGTCCTGCTGACCGCGGTCCTCGCGGTCGTGGTCGGCGTCCTGATCGAAGGGCCGCGCATCGGCTGGACGTCGCCCGCGGCGCTGGCGGGATACGTAGGGGCTGCCGCGGCTACCGCCGGATTCGTATGGGTCGAGTCCCGCCGACGTGAGCCGCTGATGGATCTGCGGCTCTTCGGGCGCCCGGTCTTCAGCGGCGCCGTCGTGGGCGCCGTGGCGGTCTTCGTCGCCCTGAGCATGACACTGCTCCTCAACACCCTCTACCTGCAGCACACCCGGGAATGGACGCCGCTGGCCGCCGGCGTGGCGACCTTGCCCCTGGCCGCCGGCGCGATCGTCTGCGCCCCGTGGTCCGGCCGCATGGTCGGCCGCACGGGACCGCGGCTGCCGCTGCTCCTCGCCGGCGGTTTCATCACGGTCGGCGGGCTCTGCCTGGTTGGGCTCACCCCGCACACGAGCGTGCTCCTGCTTCTGGCCGCGTACGTGCTCATCGGCATCGGGTTCGGCTTCGCCAACGCCCCGATCACCAACACCGCGGTCAACGGACTGCCACCCGCCCGTGCCGGCGTGGCCGGGGCGATCACCTCCACCGCACGGCAACTCGGCTCTGCCATCGGCATCGCCCTCGCCGGCGGCCTGGTCACGGCCGCCGGCCCGACGGGGCTCGCGCACGCGTCCCGCCCGGGCTGGATCCTGGTCGCCGGCTGTGGCGTACTGCTCCTCCTCGTCGCCCGCGTGGGCCCCGCTTCCCCGCAAGCGCGGTGA
- the gatA gene encoding Asp-tRNA(Asn)/Glu-tRNA(Gln) amidotransferase subunit GatA: protein MTDTNVTIIKLTAAEIAGRIASGELTAVEVTEAHLARIEAVDEKVHAFLHVDREGALAQARAVDEKRARGEKLGPLAGVPLALKDIFTTVGVPTTVGSKILEGWIPPYDATLVKNLKAADVVILGKTNMDEFAMGSSTENSAYGPTGNPWDLTRIPGGSGGGSSAALAAYEAPLAIGTDTGGSIRQPAAVTGTVGVKPTYGGVSRFGMVAFSSSLDQGGPCARTVLDAALLHEAIAGHDPLDSTSIDAPVPPVVEAARNGSVAGMRVGVVKQFRGEGYQAGVVQRFDESVELLKSLGAEIVELDCPTFDLALSAYYLIAPSECSSNLARFDAMRYGLRVGDDGTRSAEDVTAMTREAGFGDEVKRRIILGTYALSSGYYDAYYGSAQKVRTLITREFEQAFEQVDVIVSPTTPTTAFPIGERADDPMAMYLADLCTIPTNLAGNAAMSLPCGLAPEDGLPVGLQIIAPAMKDDRLYKVGAAVEAAFVEKWGHPLLEEAPSL, encoded by the coding sequence ATGACGGACACCAACGTCACCATCATCAAGCTCACGGCCGCCGAGATCGCCGGCAGGATCGCCTCCGGCGAGCTCACCGCCGTCGAGGTCACCGAGGCCCACCTCGCCCGGATCGAGGCCGTCGACGAGAAGGTGCACGCCTTCCTGCACGTCGACCGCGAGGGCGCCCTCGCGCAGGCCCGCGCCGTGGACGAGAAGCGCGCCAGGGGCGAGAAGCTCGGCCCGCTGGCCGGCGTCCCCCTCGCGCTGAAGGACATCTTCACCACCGTCGGCGTCCCGACGACCGTCGGTTCGAAGATCCTCGAAGGCTGGATCCCGCCGTACGACGCGACCCTGGTGAAGAACCTCAAGGCCGCCGACGTCGTCATCCTCGGCAAGACCAACATGGACGAGTTCGCCATGGGGTCGTCGACGGAGAACAGCGCGTACGGCCCGACCGGCAACCCCTGGGACCTCACCCGGATCCCCGGCGGCTCCGGCGGTGGCTCCTCCGCCGCCCTCGCCGCGTACGAGGCCCCGCTGGCCATCGGCACGGACACCGGCGGCTCGATCCGCCAGCCCGCCGCCGTCACCGGCACCGTCGGCGTCAAGCCGACCTACGGCGGTGTCTCCCGCTTCGGCATGGTGGCCTTCTCCTCCTCCCTCGACCAGGGCGGCCCCTGCGCCCGTACGGTCCTGGACGCGGCGCTGCTCCACGAGGCCATCGCCGGGCACGACCCGCTCGACTCGACCTCCATCGACGCCCCGGTCCCGCCGGTCGTCGAGGCGGCCCGCAACGGCTCCGTCGCCGGCATGCGCGTCGGTGTCGTCAAGCAGTTCCGCGGCGAGGGCTACCAGGCCGGTGTCGTCCAGCGCTTCGACGAGTCCGTCGAGCTGCTGAAGTCGCTCGGCGCCGAGATCGTCGAGCTGGACTGCCCGACCTTCGACCTCGCCCTTTCGGCGTACTACCTGATCGCGCCGTCCGAGTGCTCCTCCAACCTCGCGCGCTTCGACGCGATGCGCTACGGCCTGCGCGTCGGCGACGACGGCACCCGGTCCGCCGAGGACGTCACCGCGATGACCCGCGAGGCCGGCTTCGGCGACGAGGTCAAGCGCCGCATCATCCTCGGTACGTACGCGCTGAGCTCCGGCTACTACGACGCGTACTACGGCTCGGCCCAGAAGGTCCGTACCCTCATCACCCGCGAGTTCGAGCAGGCCTTCGAGCAGGTGGACGTGATCGTCTCCCCGACGACCCCCACCACCGCCTTCCCGATCGGCGAGCGCGCCGACGACCCGATGGCGATGTACCTCGCGGACCTGTGCACGATCCCGACCAACCTGGCCGGCAACGCGGCCATGTCGCTGCCCTGCGGCCTCGCGCCGGAGGACGGTCTGCCGGTCGGCCTGCAGATCATCGCTCCCGCCATGAAGGACGACCGGCTGTACAAGGTCGGCGCCGCCGTCGAGGCCGCCTTCGTGGAAAAGTGGGGCCACCCGCTGCTTGAGGAGGCTCCGTCGCTGTGA